The Euleptes europaea isolate rEulEur1 chromosome 7, rEulEur1.hap1, whole genome shotgun sequence genomic sequence TTCTGTTGTGTTCTGTTGTGTTCTGTTGTGTTCTGTTGTGTTCTGTTGTGTTCTGTTGTGTTCTGTTGTGTTCTGTTGTGTTCTGTTGTGTCATTTGTGGGCATCTGTTGGATAAATGATGAGATCCAATCAGAAACCTTGGACCAGGGTTGCTTGCCAGTCGCTGCTGCAGCCTGAGCAGCCCCCTTCTCTGCCGCCGCCGCTGGTAGGCCTCTGTGGCCTCTGCGGCCTCTTGGAAACGGGGGACTGCCAAGATGGCCATGGGGGTTCAAGACCAGTATGAGCCTGTGGCAGAGATCGGCATTGGGGCTTATGGCACTGTCTTCAAGGCCCGAGACCTGCAGAGTGGCAAGTTCGTGGCTCTCAAGAATGTTTGGGTCCAGAGCAACGAGAACAGGCTGCCACTGTTGACCGTGCGTGAGGTGGCGCTGCTGAAACTGCTGGAGAACTTTGACCATCCCAACATTGTGCAGGTAATGGAAGTTTGCACGACAACGCGGACCGAACGTGAAACCAAAGTAACACTGGTGTTTGAGCATGTGGATCAGGACCTGAGAGCATATCTGGATAAAACTCCGCCTCCTGGCCTACCAGCCGAGGCAATAAAGGACATGATGCGTCAGTTCTTGAGTGGCTTGGAGATCTTACATGCAAACTGCATCGTTCATCGTGACCTCAAGCCCGAGAATATCCTGGTAACCAGTTCCGGTCAAGTCAAGCAGGCTGACTTTGGCCTGGCTCGTATCTACAGCTGCCAGATGGCTCTGACACCGTTGGTAGTTACCCTTTGGTACCATGCGCCAGAAGTGCTGCTCCAGTCGACCTACGGCAGTCCTGTGGACATGTGGAGTGTTGGCTGCATCTTTGCGGAGATGTTTCGAAGGAAGCCTCTCTTTGGCAGCTCTGAAGCTGACCAGCTGGGCAAGATTTTTGATCTAATTGGACTCCCATCTCAGGAAGACTGGCCTCTAGACGTGTCTCTGCCGCACTGCGCCTTCGCTGCTCGCCTCCCACAACCCGTTGAGAAATTTGTACCGGAAATCGAGCTCCGGGGGGCCAAGCTGCTTTTGGAAATGTTGACCTTCAACCCTTACAAGTGCATCTCTGCCTTCAAATTACTGCATCACGAGTACTTTCAAGACAAAAGGGCCATGGATGGGTAGCGTCCGTGCAGTTGCGGGAAAGGGAAAGACTGGGCagaagacttgtgtgtgtgtgaggatgaTATTGTACCACACGAAGGGGTTCTGTCTCCAAGCATCCTGGGTGTGCTGGAAATTAAGGGTGGGCATGATAAGAGTGCTGCCAGCGCGCATTTAAGAAAAAAGTGCGTGTTGTGGGAAGTGCAGTGTTCTAAATCCGTCCCACCTTGGAAACGGTGGGATTTTTCATAAAATCTCCGTGCCACCTCATACCATACACATTTCATGTACTGAGGTAGATTCTCCCCCTAGGTGTTCTTGCAGGTCCTGGTTGTTCATAGTAGGGCCCAGTTTGAGGTATCCTCACTCACGTCATCTTTGGATTCTTTGCCAAAAATATCTCCtgtggcttttctttctttcttttttttacttttatgacCGTTTACACAATGATATTGCTGCCTTTATCACATTCCTGTGGCTGACAGTGGGTATTCAAGCCTTGCCTTAACTTGTTACGGAGCTCCGTAAAAATAGCAGAGGATATTTCTATACCAAtattcacaattttttttaaattgtgtggTTAAGGACAAAGGGTGTCTTGGCGTAGTAATTAACAACGTCTGGTTTTGATTCTagtccctcttttaaaaaaaaagaaagaaagaaatagttCTAAAAATGACAATTTTCAATAAATAATATGGATTGTGGGGGCcaggcaaattaaaaaaaaaaaaagaaaccttagGGGTGTCAAACGAGGGCCAGATACTACATCAgtgtcacttggtctggccgggccatgccttgccagcccatttcgagtgtgtgtgtggctgcctcagctggctcacgggccggatccagcccttgggccttatatttgacacccctgccttagacagtCATAAAGCCACCTTACAGACTGCAATTCTGAGTTTGTGGAAATGCTTCCTGAATGGAAGATTTAATTCAGGCAGGAACAGTGAACTGCTGTTTGAATGCTTTGTACCAAGCACCAGAAGAGCAGTTATTTGTGGTGGGAGATATTTGTATCTTCTGTAACTAAAGAGCTACAGGTTTGGCAAGGTGATTCTTTGCAAAGTGGGCACAGCCGTAATGTGAACACAgcccgtctgtctgtctgtctgtctgtctctctctctctcactcactctctcacacacacacagaattcacTCAAATATACTGCGATTGGCAGTAGGGTCTTCAGGCCAGCAGCTTTGAGCCCTCGAGGAGTGACTGTCCACTGGCAGCACGTGCAGAATGTGTGAGAAGTGAAAAATGGAATTGTCTTCCAGGgagaaaaaatgttattttattacaCTCAGTCTGAAGCATCTTTTTCCCTCTGTTGAGCTGGCACAGGCTGCTATAAATTGGCAGGAATCTGCTTCACTGAAGGTTGTTTCCACGGCTGTACTTGTGTCCTTCAAAAATGTCTGTTCATGACAAATGTCATTATGTAGGTATAGGAAGTGAATTTGGGATGATGTCATAGTCTGCAAAGAGTTCTAAAATAATGCTACTGAAAAAGAAATAGATCTTTACTTGTACTGTCTGTGTATATGTAATTCATGCATGCTGCTTATTAGGTGTGCCCTGCCACTTTAAAATGTGCAGGGCTACATGCTTGTCTAATGGTGTGTCTAGAGGTCTCATATCTGGTCTCAGATTCATATAACCAGTGGCATTTTTAGGGGTGAGTGCGATAGCTGCCCCAGGTTCAGCCCGGAAGGGGCGTACAAGCACTACTCGCTTGAAGGAGCCCTCGTGTTGCTGTGGCACAGCCAGTTTACCTGCATGTAAACAGGAGTGAAATAGAAGGGGGTGTGGAATGAGGTGCCACTCCCTCTGAGAAGCCATGCCAGCACTGTGGCATAGACAGTTTGCCCACATGTAAATGTGGGCAAGCTGGAAGAAGGTGTTTGCACAGAGGATGTGGGCAGTGCCGTTTCTaagctggaccagaaccaacgggttgaaattaaatcaaacgagtttccatgtagacattaggaagaattttctagcggctagagcggttcctcagtggaacaggcttccttgggaggtggtaagctgtccttccctggaggtttttaagtagaggctatagccatctgtcagcaatgctgattctatgaccttagacagatcatgagagggagggcatcttggccatcttctgggcatgtaggggtcactgggggtgtgggggggaggtagttgtgaatttcctgcattgtgcagtgggttggactagatgaccctggtggtcccttccaactgattctatgattcccctgAATATCAGTGCAGGCAAGCTGGAAGTGGCCTTGAGCTGCTGACATCGCAATGGGAATGACCTGCCGCCAGGGGTGCCCTACATAAAACATGGCTTGGGTGTAGTTAGGCTACTGCATGTAGCCTATTTCACTTCAGCGCTGCATTAGGACAAACACACACAGCTATTCAATATGCAGGATTCCTCAAGTCCAAATCTTGGTAGCGCTGGGGAGCTGATCACTCCTGCCAATTGTGAGTATTAGGTTAGAGTCTTGGTAAATAATTTCGGAGTACAGTCAGAGGGAAGCTTGTCCATGTGTATTTAATCATATGGGGTAAACACACCCTCTTTTGGATTGACAGCTTCTCACCTAAAGAGAGCCCAAATGCCTTTAAGTGACGAGATGATAGCAGTGAGTTTGACAGGTACTTGCTGCTGTATTGATAGAACATATACCCAAGTGAACATCACCTGTTGATTCACCTATGCCAGATGCACACTTCAAAGCACTTTGCTTGCGAATGTAACTGGACTTAGTCATGAAACCTACAGAGACTTCATACAATCTCTTTAAAATGTGGGATGCGGACATTATTTTTGTGTGCTGTTCTCTGGCTTTTTCTCAGATAGCTTTGCAGATGACAACCCTGTTTTGACATCTCTCTGTTTGTTCTTCAGCTAAATGCTGAAGAAAAAAAGTTGTTGATTTGCTTTTAATAATGTCTAGACTTTCCCCCCCACTGATATCAGGTGCCGC encodes the following:
- the LOC130480152 gene encoding cyclin-dependent kinase 4-like, yielding MAMGVQDQYEPVAEIGIGAYGTVFKARDLQSGKFVALKNVWVQSNENRLPLLTVREVALLKLLENFDHPNIVQVMEVCTTTRTERETKVTLVFEHVDQDLRAYLDKTPPPGLPAEAIKDMMRQFLSGLEILHANCIVHRDLKPENILVTSSGQVKQADFGLARIYSCQMALTPLVVTLWYHAPEVLLQSTYGSPVDMWSVGCIFAEMFRRKPLFGSSEADQLGKIFDLIGLPSQEDWPLDVSLPHCAFAARLPQPVEKFVPEIELRGAKLLLEMLTFNPYKCISAFKLLHHEYFQDKRAMDG